From Deinococcus yavapaiensis KR-236, a single genomic window includes:
- a CDS encoding HAD family hydrolase, with translation MPSPDASFSFDAVLFDLDGVLIDSEGLSGQVLLSLLGEHALPFTHEEFSRRAVGASFPVLFEGLERDFGWVRPNGIDARIDAGLAAALTSVPAIEGAADTLRALARRGVPFAVASNSRRDRLDLKLRASGLDVLLDGRSFDSSMVGGRGKPNPDLYAFAAASLGVDVTRCLVIEDSVPGATAGVSAGATVWGLLAGGHVHPNSALELERAGVQRTLRSHEELRTSLNLE, from the coding sequence GTGCCTTCTCCCGACGCCTCCTTTTCGTTCGACGCCGTCCTCTTCGACCTCGACGGCGTCCTCATCGATTCCGAAGGCTTGTCGGGACAGGTGCTGCTGAGTCTGCTCGGCGAGCACGCCTTGCCGTTCACGCACGAGGAGTTTTCGCGCCGCGCGGTCGGCGCGTCCTTTCCCGTGCTGTTCGAGGGGCTGGAGCGCGACTTCGGTTGGGTGCGCCCGAACGGAATCGACGCGCGGATCGACGCGGGCCTCGCGGCGGCCTTGACGTCCGTACCCGCCATCGAAGGCGCGGCGGACACGCTGCGCGCCCTCGCTCGGCGAGGCGTGCCGTTCGCCGTCGCGAGCAACTCGCGGCGAGACCGCCTCGACCTCAAGCTTCGGGCGTCCGGACTCGATGTGCTGCTCGACGGGCGCTCGTTCGACTCGTCGATGGTAGGCGGCCGCGGTAAGCCCAACCCCGACTTGTACGCCTTCGCGGCGGCGTCGCTGGGAGTGGACGTCACGCGATGCCTCGTGATCGAGGACAGCGTTCCCGGAGCCACGGCGGGCGTTTCGGCGGGCGCCACCGTGTGGGGCCTTCTCGCGGGCGGGCACGTGCACCCGAACTCCGCGCTCGAGTTGGAGCGCGCGGGCGTGCAGCGCACTTTGCGCAGCCACGAGGAACTGCGCACGTCGTTGAACCTCGAGTGA
- a CDS encoding MmcQ/YjbR family DNA-binding protein: MELVSDIREACAKLPATIETFPFDTQNLVFKVGGEDPDSGAPVFRMYAMVNVTEDPLRLLVKCELARTARLRDEFPDIVPAAYFGGHWIFLPLDGSLPTPLPLELLHASYDLVVKRNLPRRVRERLATR, translated from the coding sequence ATGGAGCTCGTCTCGGACATCCGGGAAGCGTGCGCGAAGCTGCCCGCCACGATCGAAACCTTTCCGTTCGACACGCAAAACCTGGTGTTCAAGGTCGGCGGGGAAGACCCGGATTCGGGCGCACCCGTCTTCCGCATGTATGCGATGGTGAACGTCACCGAGGATCCGTTGCGGCTTCTGGTGAAGTGCGAGCTCGCGCGAACGGCTCGCCTGCGTGACGAGTTCCCGGACATCGTCCCCGCCGCGTACTTCGGCGGCCACTGGATTTTCCTGCCTCTCGACGGGTCGCTGCCGACCCCGCTGCCCTTGGAGCTTTTGCACGCGTCGTACGACCTCGTCGTGAAGCGAAATCTTCCGAGGCGCGTGCGAGAACGCCTCGCGACCCGTTAG